In Oncorhynchus kisutch isolate 150728-3 linkage group LG11, Okis_V2, whole genome shotgun sequence, the genomic stretch ggtgtattcattagtgcaaacCTGTTTGCAACATGAAAAGTTCTACTATGAAAACGAGCAGTTCTTGTTGGCCAATTCAGGTTAGTCTCTTCCCTACATCGGATCGTTGgcttcctagtgaatacaccgtGGTAGTGATGTCAGTCTTACCCCCAAGCGATGTAGGGCTCGGCGATCCTCAACATGTTGATGGAAGCCTTGTTCAGTTTGACGAAGACTCCGTTGAAGATCTGACGCAGACGCATGAGTTGGAGGACCTTGCGCACCTTGGGGCTGACACCGTtgatactgggggggggggggcagaaagagGAGAGTCGAGGGGTACGGTGTTAGTTATGTTCAGCACAACATCACTTGTCTTAATTTTCCAGTTGGCTTTTAGTTTACATTCAATGTGGTTTCAGACAAATTGGCTTATTTTTTCAGACTGGTTTCACCAGAGTCGATAAGATGGGGAAAAAAGTTCAGCATCATTAACCACATTGTGTAGAAGTTCGAATGACAGGAAGACGACATTGTCACCAGCTACACCATGTAACAAATAAAATCAATGTAACGACTTAAATACATCCATGTTTTACCCAGCACCTGGGTAGACATGTAACGTGACAAGTAACGGTGTACGAGACAATGGAAATCTGACAAAAACAGGGACAAAATACACATTTAGCAGCCTAATCCACGGAAACATACCCCCTGATCCTGATGACGAAGGCCAACTTGGGCTCAGCTGGGACGTAGAAGTTCCCGACCTTGCGGGCTGTCCGCCCCATGCGGATCTCACGACGGTACATCTCCCTGTACTCCTTGTGGTACTTCTCAGCCCTCTTGTAGATCAGTTTCCTGGTCACCTTACGAGTCTGGGGATACAAAGCATCAACTATGATTCAGAGCAGAACATCACAGCTGGGTAACACCTCTAGTTAATTAACTTCACAGTAGGAACAAAAATTATTTTTTTTGGGTGGGTTGTAGGGCATTCACCCACCACTGTACATACGGATACAGATCAAATAGAACaggagaccttacagtggaatgtttaTTTAcaatccaacaatgcagttatagCCGGCAATGATTATTTAGGACATTTCTATGTGGTTTCAGACAAATTGGCTTATTTTTCAGACTGGTTTCACCAGAGTCGATAAGATGGGGAAAAAAGTTGAGCATCATTAACCACGTTGTAGTTATACGGTTTGAATGACAGTGGGTGGATATTACACCCCCACCCACAACCAGACAGTTCTAAGCAGTACATCAACCGCACTTAAGGGGAGATTATATGCATTGTCAAATTAAATATGGAAGTCTGCTAGTTAGGTTAGTACTTTGGTTAGTTCAAACTTACTTTTTTTTCGGCAAGCATCTTCTTGATGCGCATGGTCTTCATGGTGGCGAAGGCCTTCCGCCTTTTCAAAAGGCTCTCAGGGACCGCCGGAACCTTCTTTCTGCAACAGATGCGACACTTTGTTTAGAGTAAGGAAGAAATAGTTTACGATGGATGGAAGTGACTGACTGAGGAATAGTAATTTAACGGACCAAACATTGTTGCGAAACTGGCCTTTGTCTTCGCCGGGCGAAACTGACGCAAAGTCTACTTTGTGATATTGTGGAGCTCAAACAGCGAAATACTCAGAAAATATACTATGTACCTCATTGGCAATATGCAAGTAATACTACGAGCCACACATCGCATAGAAGTAAAAACATGTGCAGATCGATTCGCAAGACGGGCATGTTTCTGACCGCATCCAGTCCCGAGTCAACAAAATCAACAAAAATATCGTAAAGTAAAAAACGCCACTCCACACTACCGACACGACAAATATGTTCTATAGTTGACGATAACGAACTAAATGTCAAATAACGTTGGATATATGTGAAATTAGTAGATGGACATAGATTCTTGCAGAGCAGAAATCACTTACTCTGCGTCCGCCATTGTGTCCACCGAGAAAGAGACTTTCTTTCATGCGCATGCGTGAGTTAAAAGCTTGTAGGACCCCAGTCGCTGTCTATTAAACTGCCTGAGAAGAATTTGCTCTTGCAGCTCATCTCGCAGTGTCTACcttcc encodes the following:
- the LOC109883896 gene encoding 60S ribosomal protein L7 isoform X1 produces the protein MADAEKKVPAVPESLLKRRKAFATMKTMRIKKMLAEKKTRKVTRKLIYKRAEKYHKEYREMYRREIRMGRTARKVGNFYVPAEPKLAFVIRIRGINGVSPKVRKVLQLMRLRQIFNGVFVKLNKASINMLRIAEPYIAWGYPNLKSVRELIYKRGHGRMTKQRIALTDNALVEKALGKYSIICVEDLIHEIYTVGKNFKPANNFLWPFKLSTPRGGMNKKTTHFVEGGDAGNREDQINRLVRRMN
- the LOC109883896 gene encoding 60S ribosomal protein L7 isoform X2 is translated as MKTMRIKKMLAEKKTRKVTRKLIYKRAEKYHKEYREMYRREIRMGRTARKVGNFYVPAEPKLAFVIRIRGINGVSPKVRKVLQLMRLRQIFNGVFVKLNKASINMLRIAEPYIAWGYPNLKSVRELIYKRGHGRMTKQRIALTDNALVEKALGKYSIICVEDLIHEIYTVGKNFKPANNFLWPFKLSTPRGGMNKKTTHFVEGGDAGNREDQINRLVRRMN